In Hymenobacter sublimis, a single genomic region encodes these proteins:
- a CDS encoding TldD/PmbA family protein, with product MAILSQTEAQGILKKVLSFSKADECEATLNGQTGGNVRSARNAISTSGGIDNVALTVESRFGKRSGVATCNQFDDATLRNCVQRAEEIARLAPESPEYMPLLGPQKYLTSPNSFAKSTADITPDYRATQVGASMKLCDEKKLTSAAFLNDSAGFVAKRNSKGLEAYQQVSGLEFSITVRTPDGTGSGYATADYNDASKFDARRLTQIAADKAAGSRNAQALEPGKYTVILEPAALVANTDASLLAALMGALDARNADEGRSFLSKKGGGNRKGEKLFDERVTIYSDPMNAEIAGLGFSGDGRPQQKMTWIEKGVVKNLYTSRYWAQKAGIPDIPRPGGWIMEGGTQSTADLIKGTQRGILVTRLWYIRPVDPQTLLYTGLTRDGTFYIENGKIKHPVKNFRFNESPIIMLNNLEAIGKPVRVGGNLVPPLKIRDFTFTSLSDAV from the coding sequence ATGGCCATTCTTTCCCAAACCGAAGCCCAGGGCATCCTCAAAAAGGTACTGAGCTTCAGCAAAGCCGACGAGTGCGAAGCCACGCTCAACGGCCAAACGGGCGGCAACGTGCGCTCGGCCCGCAACGCCATCAGCACCAGCGGCGGCATTGATAACGTGGCCCTGACGGTGGAGTCGCGCTTCGGCAAACGCTCGGGGGTAGCGACCTGCAACCAGTTCGACGACGCTACCCTGCGCAACTGCGTGCAGCGGGCCGAGGAAATTGCCCGCCTCGCCCCAGAAAGCCCCGAGTACATGCCCCTGCTCGGTCCTCAGAAATACCTGACCTCGCCCAACAGCTTCGCCAAAAGCACCGCCGACATCACGCCTGACTACCGTGCTACCCAGGTGGGCGCCAGCATGAAGCTTTGCGACGAGAAAAAGCTGACTTCGGCCGCCTTCCTCAACGACTCAGCCGGGTTTGTGGCCAAGCGCAACAGCAAGGGCCTCGAAGCCTACCAGCAGGTATCGGGTTTGGAGTTCAGCATCACGGTGCGCACTCCGGACGGTACCGGCTCGGGCTACGCCACTGCCGACTACAACGACGCCAGCAAGTTTGACGCCCGCCGCCTCACCCAAATTGCGGCCGACAAAGCCGCCGGCTCGCGCAACGCCCAGGCCCTGGAACCCGGCAAATACACCGTTATTCTGGAGCCCGCTGCCCTGGTCGCCAACACCGATGCCTCCCTGTTGGCGGCGCTGATGGGTGCCCTCGACGCCCGCAACGCCGACGAAGGCCGCTCTTTCCTGAGCAAAAAAGGCGGCGGAAACCGCAAGGGTGAAAAGCTGTTCGACGAGCGGGTAACCATCTACTCCGACCCCATGAACGCCGAAATTGCCGGCCTCGGCTTTTCCGGCGACGGTCGGCCCCAGCAGAAAATGACCTGGATTGAGAAGGGGGTAGTGAAAAACCTCTATACCTCGCGCTACTGGGCCCAAAAGGCCGGTATTCCGGACATTCCGCGCCCCGGTGGCTGGATTATGGAGGGCGGCACCCAAAGCACCGCCGACCTCATCAAAGGCACCCAGCGCGGCATCTTGGTGACGCGCCTCTGGTACATCCGCCCCGTTGACCCCCAGACGCTGCTATACACCGGCCTGACCCGGGACGGAACGTTCTACATCGAGAACGGCAAGATCAAGCATCCGGTGAAGAACTTCCGCTTCAACGAGTCGCCAATTATCATGCTCAACAACCTGGAAGCTATTGGCAAGCCCGTACGGGTAGGCGGCAACCTGGTGCCCCCGCTGAAAATCCGCGACTTCACCTTC